From a single Staphylococcus epidermidis genomic region:
- a CDS encoding MerR family transcriptional regulator, whose product MSNDSIRRNMAVFSMSVVSKLTDLSPRQIRYYETHELVMPERTDGNKRLFSMNDLERLLEIKSLIEKGFNIRGIKQIIFDEQGHLTTDEQETRKRMIVDATQKPRSETLPINRGDLSRFIK is encoded by the coding sequence ATGTCTAATGATTCAATCAGACGAAACATGGCCGTTTTCTCTATGAGTGTGGTTAGTAAATTGACAGATTTATCACCAAGACAAATTCGTTACTATGAAACACATGAACTTGTGATGCCTGAAAGAACAGATGGAAATAAGAGATTATTTTCTATGAACGATTTAGAGAGGTTGTTAGAAATAAAGTCTCTTATCGAAAAGGGATTTAATATTAGAGGTATTAAACAAATTATATTCGATGAGCAAGGGCATTTAACTACTGATGAACAAGAGACAAGAAAGAGAATGATTGTTGACGCAACGCAGAAACCACGTAGTGAAACATTACCAATAAATCGCGGCGATTTATCTCGATTTATTAAATGA
- the glnA gene encoding type I glutamate--ammonia ligase, with translation MPKRSFTKDDIRKFAEEENVRYLRLQFTDILGTIKNVEVPVSQLEKVLDNEMMFDGSSIEGFVRIEESDMYLHPDLDTWVIFPWTAGQGKVARLICDVFKTDGTPFEGDPRANLKRVLRRMEDMGFTDFNLGPEPEFFLFKLDEKGEPTLELNDDGGYFDLAPTDLGENCRRDIVLELEDMGFDIEASHHEVAPGQHEIDFKYADAVTACDNIQTFKLVVKTIARKHNLHATFMPKPLFGVNGSGMHFNVSLFKGKENAFFDPEGDLQLTDTAYQFTAGVLKNARGFTAVCNPIVNSYKRLVPGYEAPCYIAWSGKNRSPLVRVPTSRGLSTRIEVRSVDPAANPYMALAAILEAGLDGIENKLEVPEPVNQNIYEMNREEREAVGIQDLPSTLYTALKAMRENKSIKNALGNHIYNQFINSKSIEWDYYRTQVSEWEREQYIKQY, from the coding sequence ATGCCAAAACGTAGTTTTACAAAAGATGATATTCGTAAATTTGCTGAAGAAGAAAACGTAAGATATTTAAGATTACAATTCACTGATATTTTAGGGACTATTAAAAATGTTGAAGTTCCAGTAAGTCAATTAGAAAAAGTATTAGATAATGAAATGATGTTTGATGGTTCATCTATTGAAGGTTTCGTTCGTATCGAAGAATCAGATATGTATTTACATCCTGATTTAGATACTTGGGTTATCTTCCCTTGGACTGCTGGACAAGGAAAAGTTGCACGACTAATCTGTGATGTATTTAAAACAGATGGTACACCATTTGAAGGTGATCCACGAGCTAACTTGAAGCGTGTATTAAGAAGAATGGAAGATATGGGCTTTACTGATTTTAATCTAGGGCCTGAACCAGAATTTTTCTTATTTAAATTAGACGAAAAAGGCGAACCTACATTAGAATTAAACGATGATGGTGGTTATTTCGATTTAGCTCCTACAGATTTAGGTGAAAATTGTCGCCGTGACATCGTTTTAGAATTAGAAGATATGGGCTTTGACATTGAAGCAAGCCACCATGAAGTAGCGCCAGGTCAACATGAAATTGACTTTAAATATGCAGATGCCGTTACAGCATGTGATAATATCCAAACATTTAAACTAGTTGTTAAAACAATTGCACGTAAGCATAATTTACATGCAACATTTATGCCAAAACCATTATTTGGTGTAAACGGTAGTGGTATGCACTTCAACGTATCACTATTTAAAGGAAAAGAGAATGCGTTCTTTGATCCTGAAGGTGATTTACAATTGACTGATACTGCATATCAATTTACAGCTGGTGTCCTTAAAAACGCTAGAGGATTCACTGCAGTATGTAATCCAATTGTCAACTCATATAAACGTCTTGTACCAGGTTACGAAGCACCATGTTATATTGCATGGAGTGGTAAAAACCGTTCACCTTTAGTACGTGTTCCAACATCTAGAGGTCTATCAACTCGTATTGAAGTACGCTCAGTTGACCCTGCAGCTAACCCGTACATGGCATTAGCAGCAATCTTAGAAGCAGGGTTAGATGGAATTGAGAATAAACTTGAGGTTCCAGAACCTGTAAACCAAAATATCTACGAAATGAATCGTGAAGAACGAGAAGCGGTTGGTATCCAAGACTTACCTTCAACTTTATACACTGCGTTAAAAGCAATGCGTGAAAATAAATCAATTAAAAACGCATTAGGTAATCATATTTACAATCAATTTATTAACTCAAAATCGATTGAATGGGATTACTATAGAACTCAAGTATCCGAATGGGAAAGAGAACAGTATATTAA